From a single Hymenobacter sp. YIM 151500-1 genomic region:
- a CDS encoding formylglycine-generating enzyme family protein: MATTRTAVVLSVGLGACQQQHSGAKASKTTDAAGKDSTAATSCHQGLPNRLAGSAAAPAQPVSAGKASTEGMVRIPGGTFSMGADNDQARPDEKPKHRVTVAGFWMDAHEVTNAQFRQFVQATSYRTTAERKPDWEEMKKQLPAGTPRPPDSVLVASSLVFTAPSRPVPLDNAGQWWRWVAGADWQHPDGPGSSLAGKDTWPVVHISWDDAQAYARWAGKRLPTEAEWEWAARGGQQNAVYPWGNEPVDAGQPKANSWQGEFPNRNTQRDGFYGAAPVKTFAPNGYGLYDMAGNVWEWCADWYRPTYYQTINRPEGVQNPQGPSSSYDPDEPTVPKRVQRGGSFLCHDSYCSSYRVAARMKASPDTGLSHAGFRCVRDLAAQ, encoded by the coding sequence GTGGCCACGACCCGAACCGCCGTGGTACTCTCCGTAGGACTGGGTGCGTGCCAGCAGCAACATTCTGGCGCAAAAGCGTCGAAGACGACGGATGCCGCGGGCAAGGACAGCACGGCGGCAACTTCCTGCCACCAGGGCCTGCCCAACCGGTTGGCTGGTTCGGCCGCCGCGCCAGCCCAGCCGGTCAGCGCGGGTAAGGCTTCCACCGAGGGTATGGTGCGGATTCCGGGGGGCACGTTCAGCATGGGCGCCGACAACGACCAGGCCCGCCCCGACGAGAAGCCCAAGCACCGCGTCACGGTAGCGGGTTTCTGGATGGATGCCCACGAAGTCACCAACGCCCAGTTCCGGCAGTTTGTGCAGGCCACCAGCTACCGCACCACCGCCGAGCGGAAGCCCGACTGGGAGGAAATGAAAAAGCAGCTGCCCGCCGGTACGCCCCGCCCGCCCGACAGCGTGCTGGTGGCCAGCTCCCTGGTGTTCACGGCGCCCAGCCGCCCAGTGCCCCTGGACAACGCCGGGCAGTGGTGGCGCTGGGTGGCCGGCGCCGACTGGCAGCACCCCGACGGCCCCGGCAGCAGCCTAGCGGGCAAGGATACCTGGCCGGTGGTGCACATCAGCTGGGACGACGCCCAGGCCTACGCCCGCTGGGCCGGCAAGCGCCTGCCCACTGAGGCCGAGTGGGAGTGGGCCGCCCGCGGCGGACAGCAAAACGCCGTGTACCCCTGGGGCAACGAGCCCGTGGACGCCGGCCAGCCCAAGGCCAACTCCTGGCAGGGCGAGTTCCCAAACCGCAATACCCAGCGCGACGGTTTCTACGGGGCGGCGCCGGTCAAAACCTTTGCCCCCAACGGCTACGGCCTCTACGACATGGCCGGCAACGTGTGGGAATGGTGCGCCGACTGGTACCGCCCCACTTACTACCAGACCATCAACCGGCCCGAAGGCGTGCAGAACCCCCAGGGCCCCAGCAGCAGCTACGACCCCGACGAGCCCACCGTGCCCAAGCGGGTGCAGCGCGGCGGGTCCTTCCTCTGCCACGACTCCTACTGCAGCAGCTACCGCGTAGCCGCCCGCATGAAAGCCAGCCCCGACACGGGCTTGTCCCACGCCGGATTTCGCTGCGTCAGGGACCTGGCGGCGCAGTAA
- a CDS encoding alpha-amylase family glycosyl hydrolase, giving the protein MPETDLSTTPALQAGLGALPHEHGTTFRVWAPHATAVALVGPFNDFDPATHPLLPEANGYWAADFEDLGPGTEYKFHLTTPAGELLRNDPYAREVTHSAGNSVVPMLTFDWDEDAFQMPAWNELVIYELHVGTFHAPEPGKIGTFLTAIDKLDYLQQLGINAVEIMPATEFPGSLSWGYNPAHPFAIETDYGGPLAFKEFIKQAHRRGIAVILDVVYNHFGPGDLDLWHFDGWQQQPDRGGIYFYNDWRAETPWGHNRPDYGREEVRRYIRDNALMWLEDYRVDGLRCDSISHIRNVHGSNDPEHDLPEGWSLMRWINEEVQARMPWKIMIAEDLQGNEYITKTFEEGGQGFSTQWDAAFVGIVREALITPDDAHRNLPAVAGTLAYRYNYDAFHRVIYTESHDEVANGKRRVPEEIMPGEAHTWFPKKRATLGAALVFTAPGIPMLFQGQEFLQDGYFSDDQPLRWKRARQHAGLVALYRDLIRLRRNVAGTTRGLLGQYTEVHHLNDDDKILAFIRRDQGGPGDTTVVLCNFADRAHAAYTIGLPRGGQWRVRFNSDWEGYDQEFGNYESVDTEAEEGIYDDQPFHGTFGLGPYSVLILSQEPA; this is encoded by the coding sequence ATGCCCGAAACTGACTTATCCACCACCCCGGCCCTGCAAGCCGGTCTGGGGGCCCTGCCCCACGAGCACGGCACCACGTTCCGGGTGTGGGCGCCCCACGCCACGGCCGTTGCGCTGGTGGGCCCGTTCAACGACTTTGACCCCGCCACTCACCCGCTTCTGCCCGAAGCCAACGGCTACTGGGCCGCCGACTTTGAGGACCTGGGCCCCGGCACCGAGTATAAGTTTCACTTGACCACGCCCGCCGGCGAGCTGCTCCGCAACGACCCCTACGCCCGCGAAGTCACCCACTCGGCCGGCAACTCGGTGGTGCCCATGCTGACGTTCGACTGGGACGAGGATGCTTTTCAGATGCCGGCCTGGAACGAGCTGGTTATCTACGAGCTGCACGTGGGCACCTTCCACGCTCCCGAACCGGGCAAAATCGGTACGTTTCTGACGGCCATCGACAAGCTGGATTACTTGCAACAGCTGGGCATCAACGCCGTCGAAATCATGCCGGCTACTGAGTTTCCGGGCTCTTTGAGCTGGGGCTACAATCCGGCCCATCCCTTCGCCATCGAAACCGACTACGGCGGGCCCCTGGCCTTCAAGGAGTTTATCAAGCAGGCCCACCGCCGCGGCATTGCCGTCATTCTGGACGTGGTGTACAACCACTTCGGGCCCGGCGACCTGGATTTGTGGCACTTCGACGGCTGGCAGCAGCAGCCTGACCGGGGCGGCATCTACTTCTACAATGACTGGCGGGCCGAAACGCCCTGGGGCCACAACCGCCCCGACTATGGCCGCGAAGAGGTGCGCCGCTACATCCGCGACAATGCCTTGATGTGGCTGGAAGACTACCGCGTGGATGGGCTGCGCTGCGACTCCATCTCCCACATCCGCAACGTGCACGGCTCCAACGACCCCGAGCACGACTTGCCCGAGGGCTGGAGCCTGATGCGCTGGATCAACGAGGAAGTGCAGGCCCGCATGCCCTGGAAAATCATGATTGCCGAGGACTTGCAGGGCAATGAGTACATCACCAAAACTTTTGAGGAGGGCGGGCAGGGCTTCTCGACGCAGTGGGACGCGGCCTTCGTGGGCATTGTGCGCGAGGCCCTGATAACCCCCGACGATGCCCACCGCAACCTGCCCGCCGTAGCCGGTACCCTGGCCTACCGCTACAACTACGACGCCTTCCACCGCGTCATCTACACCGAAAGCCACGACGAAGTGGCCAACGGCAAACGCCGGGTGCCCGAGGAAATCATGCCCGGCGAGGCCCACACCTGGTTTCCGAAGAAACGCGCCACCCTAGGCGCCGCCCTGGTATTCACGGCGCCCGGCATCCCGATGCTGTTTCAGGGCCAGGAGTTTCTGCAGGACGGCTACTTCTCCGACGACCAGCCCCTGCGCTGGAAACGGGCCCGCCAGCACGCCGGCCTGGTGGCCCTGTACCGCGACCTGATCCGGCTGCGGCGCAACGTGGCCGGCACTACCCGCGGCCTGCTGGGCCAGTACACCGAGGTGCACCACCTCAACGACGACGACAAAATTCTGGCCTTTATCCGCCGCGACCAGGGCGGCCCCGGCGACACCACCGTGGTGCTCTGCAACTTCGCCGACCGAGCCCACGCGGCCTACACCATCGGGCTGCCCCGCGGTGGCCAGTGGCGGGTGCGCTTCAACTCCGACTGGGAAGGCTACGACCAGGAGTTCGGCAACTACGAAAGCGTGGACACCGAGGCCGAGGAAGGCATCTACGACGACCAGCCCTTCCACGGCACCTTTGGGCTGGGGCCGTATTCAGTGCTAATTTTGTCGCAGGAGCCAGCCTAG
- a CDS encoding putative quinol monooxygenase — protein MIVEYIRYSIAPDQQPAFLQAMQQACAILQTYPACLRYEVTHCHETPDNFIWRIEWTSLDDHLNGFRTSAEFQAFVRHVGPFFTSIQEMNHYNSVGIAGARS, from the coding sequence ATGATAGTAGAATACATCCGCTACAGCATTGCGCCCGACCAGCAACCGGCCTTCCTGCAAGCCATGCAGCAAGCCTGCGCCATTTTACAGACCTACCCGGCGTGCCTGCGCTACGAGGTGACGCACTGCCACGAAACACCGGATAACTTCATCTGGCGCATTGAGTGGACTTCGCTGGACGACCACCTGAACGGCTTTCGCACAAGCGCCGAGTTTCAGGCCTTCGTGCGGCATGTTGGGCCGTTTTTTACCAGCATTCAGGAAATGAACCACTACAACTCCGTAGGCATTGCCGGCGCTAGGAGCTGA
- a CDS encoding DUF6960 family protein — protein sequence MPRTKPVIYGLYGWMPEYGYRYIHPANRRTFEWLEPVGKLFEKIDENDDWIVLRYDEQQFLVSPELFKELYVKPPFSFGDLVVEARPEPGRPPHRGLISDVFHHEATDTFRFQLVEKKRKVKRVFEANELRPG from the coding sequence ATGCCCCGCACCAAACCCGTCATCTACGGCCTGTATGGCTGGATGCCCGAATACGGCTACCGTTATATTCACCCCGCCAACCGCCGCACCTTCGAGTGGCTGGAGCCGGTGGGCAAGCTGTTCGAGAAAATCGACGAAAACGACGACTGGATTGTGCTGCGCTACGATGAGCAGCAGTTTTTGGTGAGCCCCGAGCTGTTCAAGGAGCTGTACGTGAAGCCCCCGTTCAGCTTCGGCGACCTGGTAGTGGAGGCTCGCCCCGAGCCCGGCCGCCCACCCCACCGGGGCCTGATTTCGGACGTATTTCACCACGAAGCCACCGATACCTTCCGCTTTCAACTGGTAGAGAAAAAGCGCAAAGTGAAGCGCGTGTTTGAAGCCAACGAACTGCGGCCGGGGTGA
- a CDS encoding MMPL family transporter, protein MRRRGHAPATAHRTTVAHVGPTIVLSSAVLCAGYLVLTLASLKTVVLFGVLTATAIAAAFYAELFVFPLLLARFDSEPPSRPEVAEQPH, encoded by the coding sequence CTGCGCCGCCGCGGCCACGCCCCGGCCACCGCCCACCGGACTACCGTGGCCCACGTGGGCCCCACCATTGTGCTGTCCAGCGCCGTGCTGTGTGCCGGCTATCTGGTCCTGACCCTGGCTAGCTTAAAAACGGTAGTCTTGTTCGGGGTGCTTACGGCCACGGCCATTGCGGCAGCATTTTATGCCGAGCTGTTCGTGTTTCCGCTGCTGCTGGCCCGCTTCGATTCTGAGCCGCCCTCTCGCCCGGAAGTTGCCGAGCAACCGCACTAG
- a CDS encoding PAS domain-containing protein, which produces MPDSAFPVDYQRLFRSLPENFLLIAPDEAATIVDNTDSHVAVSLKSREEAVGKPFFEAYPATDEASAAVIRESHEHVRRHREAHTMPLIRYDLERPADQGGGLEELYWQATHYPVLSPTGQLEFILQRTQNVTAQVLAEREAARIAQELAEAQQRNTFILETLPVMVWTNRADGTPDFYNRRWEDFTGRSAAEGIEWQSSPGLVHPDDEAHLLQAWQQGVASGQEYQLEFRLRRHDGQYRWVLARNTPRLDAAGQVTMWVGCGTDIHDQKTMVQELLEANEQQAALSDQAYEASQEARRQREILYNLFMQAPAVISIGRGPEHRHEFVNPLYEQVFAGRELLGRTAAEVIPEAESQGFIALLDHVYQTGEPFVGREVGFTIVDPVTGQGTERFFNVTYLPVRENGQIVGISHFSYDVTELVEARRALAALGHSSAPGAAPTLP; this is translated from the coding sequence GAAAAGCCGGGAGGAAGCCGTAGGTAAGCCGTTTTTTGAAGCCTACCCCGCCACCGACGAAGCCTCGGCCGCCGTCATTCGGGAGTCGCATGAGCATGTGCGCCGCCACCGGGAGGCCCACACCATGCCCCTGATTCGCTACGACCTGGAGCGCCCCGCCGACCAGGGCGGCGGCCTGGAGGAGCTGTACTGGCAGGCCACGCACTACCCCGTGCTCAGCCCTACCGGGCAGCTGGAGTTTATCTTGCAGCGCACCCAAAACGTAACGGCCCAGGTGCTGGCCGAACGGGAAGCCGCCCGCATCGCCCAGGAGCTGGCCGAAGCGCAGCAGCGTAACACCTTCATCCTGGAAACGCTGCCCGTCATGGTGTGGACCAACCGCGCCGACGGCACTCCCGACTTCTACAACCGCCGCTGGGAAGATTTCACGGGCCGGTCGGCGGCGGAGGGCATCGAGTGGCAGTCCTCGCCCGGCCTGGTGCACCCCGACGACGAAGCCCACCTGCTCCAGGCCTGGCAGCAGGGCGTGGCCAGCGGCCAGGAGTACCAGCTGGAGTTTCGCCTGCGCCGCCACGACGGGCAGTACCGCTGGGTGCTGGCCCGCAACACGCCCCGCCTCGACGCCGCCGGCCAGGTGACCATGTGGGTGGGCTGCGGCACCGACATCCACGACCAGAAAACCATGGTGCAGGAGCTGCTGGAAGCCAACGAGCAGCAGGCTGCCCTTTCCGACCAAGCCTACGAGGCCAGCCAGGAAGCCCGGCGCCAGCGCGAAATCCTGTACAACCTGTTTATGCAGGCCCCGGCCGTCATTTCCATCGGCCGCGGCCCCGAGCACCGCCACGAGTTTGTGAACCCGCTGTACGAGCAGGTGTTTGCGGGCCGGGAGCTGCTGGGCCGCACGGCTGCCGAGGTAATTCCGGAAGCCGAAAGCCAAGGCTTCATTGCCCTCCTCGACCATGTGTACCAAACTGGCGAGCCATTTGTGGGGCGCGAGGTGGGCTTCACGATTGTTGACCCCGTGACGGGCCAGGGCACGGAGCGGTTCTTCAACGTTACGTACTTGCCGGTGCGTGAGAATGGGCAGATTGTGGGCATTTCGCACTTTTCCTACGATGTAACTGAGCTTGTAGAAGCTCGCCGGGCCTTGGCCGCGCTGGGCCACTCCTCGGCGCCGGGCGCCGCGCCCACCCTGCCGTAG